The proteins below are encoded in one region of Sulfolobus islandicus Y.N.15.51:
- a CDS encoding aminotransferase family protein — MGDAEDKKIIKEHTFKTWSKQKGWDPIIVSSARGVYFYDVEGKKYLDFSSQFVNVNLSYGNERIISSIKEQLDKLQYINPSFGADVRAKATMALLKVMPRNISKFFYSTSGTEANEAAIKIARLYKKPKYKVLARYRSYHGSTEGSISLTGDYRRWFVEPNTMSGVVRIPEPYCFRCPLKLKYPDCGIACANYVDYVIRQEKNVIAMIVEPITGSNGVIVPPKEYMPLMRKIAKENDVLFIADEVMTGWGRVGEWFAVNLWNIEPDILTTAKGASASYVPIGITGVSKEIGEFFEDEVFAHGHTFEAHPVSLSAIPAVIEEYERLNILSHVKIMGNYLGKRLQELKERHRSIGDVRGVGLFWAIELVKDKNNSPFGGYEDKFEGKSTLVDILARKLLTERNIYVYNGPSWFIISPPLIINKEEVDEGVNAIDDILKEADKEFHG; from the coding sequence ATGGGAGATGCAGAAGATAAGAAGATTATTAAGGAACACACTTTTAAAACATGGAGTAAACAAAAGGGCTGGGATCCCATAATTGTGTCAAGTGCAAGAGGGGTTTATTTTTATGATGTAGAGGGAAAGAAATACTTAGACTTTTCCTCACAATTCGTTAACGTAAATTTGAGTTATGGAAATGAAAGGATTATAAGTAGTATAAAAGAACAACTGGATAAGTTACAATATATTAATCCCTCTTTCGGTGCAGATGTTAGGGCTAAGGCGACGATGGCTTTACTTAAGGTTATGCCTAGAAACATTAGTAAGTTTTTCTATTCTACTTCTGGTACTGAAGCTAACGAAGCAGCAATAAAAATAGCTAGACTTTACAAGAAGCCTAAATATAAGGTTTTAGCTAGGTATAGGTCATATCATGGATCCACCGAAGGATCAATATCTCTTACTGGAGATTATAGGAGGTGGTTTGTAGAACCTAATACTATGTCCGGAGTTGTGAGAATACCAGAACCATATTGCTTTAGATGTCCACTTAAGTTGAAATATCCTGACTGTGGAATAGCGTGTGCGAATTACGTGGATTACGTTATTAGACAAGAAAAGAACGTTATAGCAATGATCGTTGAGCCAATAACTGGTTCTAACGGTGTTATTGTGCCTCCTAAAGAATATATGCCTTTAATGAGGAAAATAGCTAAGGAGAATGACGTTTTATTTATTGCTGATGAAGTTATGACTGGTTGGGGAAGAGTAGGGGAATGGTTTGCCGTAAACTTATGGAATATCGAGCCAGATATATTGACTACTGCTAAAGGCGCTTCCGCATCTTATGTTCCAATAGGAATTACTGGTGTAAGTAAAGAGATAGGAGAGTTCTTTGAAGATGAAGTTTTCGCTCATGGACATACTTTTGAGGCTCATCCAGTTTCATTGTCTGCCATTCCTGCAGTAATAGAGGAGTATGAAAGGCTTAACATTCTCTCCCATGTGAAAATAATGGGGAACTATTTGGGTAAAAGACTTCAAGAATTGAAGGAGAGGCATAGAAGTATTGGTGACGTGAGAGGTGTCGGGTTATTCTGGGCAATTGAGTTGGTAAAGGATAAGAATAATTCTCCATTTGGAGGGTATGAGGATAAGTTTGAAGGTAAATCCACGCTCGTCGATATCTTAGCTAGAAAACTATTAACGGAGAGGAATATTTACGTTTATAATGGTCCCTCATGGTTCATAATCTCTCCTCCATTAATAATAAATAAAGAGGAAGTAGATGAGGGCGTAAACGCTATAGATGATATATTAAAGGAGGCCGATAAGGAATTTCACGGTTAA
- a CDS encoding Zn-dependent hydrolase encodes MDPERFLTTFHSLTDIGWTIDGVMRLALNEYDIKVREELIKILSSIGVDIKVDDAGNIIGELGGKLDDTIAIGSHMDSVPYGGKYDGFYGVIAGLEVLRSAKERGISNHSITLIDFTNEEGARFQPSLLGSGLSTGVFDKDYVYSRRDKDNMSFEEALRTSGFMGDESNRLMYRKPRYYLELHIEQGPVLEEEGYQIGIPLGIAGLSVYEITFKGQSSQAGPTPMDRRRDALVGASKFVTSIRDYAKRQENLRATVGILNVKPNIYNAIPREVRLTIDVRSIERNKIDQAINELVEIAKRIADDERLEVEYRHLWTANPVSFSEEVISIVERACRELGMRYKFMYSWAGHDAQYMTKISKVGMIFIPSHLGISHAKEEFSSNEDMLNGLRVLEKVVELLDR; translated from the coding sequence ATGGATCCAGAAAGGTTCTTGACAACTTTTCATTCATTAACCGATATAGGTTGGACTATAGATGGGGTAATGAGACTTGCTTTAAATGAATATGATATAAAAGTAAGAGAGGAACTAATAAAAATTCTATCGAGTATAGGTGTTGACATAAAGGTCGATGATGCCGGAAATATAATTGGAGAATTAGGGGGTAAATTGGACGATACCATTGCGATTGGATCACACATGGATTCTGTGCCTTATGGTGGGAAATATGATGGTTTTTATGGTGTTATAGCTGGGCTTGAAGTATTACGAAGTGCTAAAGAAAGAGGAATATCTAACCATTCCATTACACTTATAGATTTTACAAATGAAGAGGGTGCCAGATTTCAGCCCTCACTTCTGGGATCGGGATTATCCACTGGAGTTTTCGATAAAGATTATGTTTACTCAAGGAGAGATAAGGATAATATGAGTTTTGAGGAAGCATTAAGGACTTCGGGATTTATGGGAGATGAGAGTAATAGATTAATGTATAGAAAGCCTAGGTACTATTTAGAGCTTCACATAGAACAAGGTCCAGTTTTGGAGGAGGAAGGATATCAAATTGGAATACCTTTAGGGATTGCTGGTTTAAGTGTATATGAGATAACATTTAAGGGGCAATCTAGTCAAGCGGGACCTACACCAATGGATAGGAGAAGAGATGCCTTAGTTGGAGCTTCCAAATTCGTAACCAGCATTAGGGATTACGCAAAGAGACAGGAAAACCTTAGGGCAACTGTAGGTATACTTAACGTTAAACCAAATATATATAACGCTATACCTAGAGAAGTTAGGCTTACTATTGACGTTAGAAGCATTGAGAGGAATAAGATAGATCAAGCTATAAATGAATTAGTGGAGATTGCCAAGAGAATTGCTGATGACGAGAGATTAGAAGTTGAATATAGGCATTTGTGGACAGCAAATCCTGTAAGTTTCTCCGAAGAAGTTATTAGTATTGTAGAAAGAGCTTGTAGAGAGTTGGGTATGAGATATAAGTTTATGTACAGTTGGGCTGGGCATGATGCTCAATATATGACGAAGATCTCTAAAGTTGGAATGATATTTATTCCATCTCATTTAGGTATTAGCCATGCAAAGGAAGAGTTTTCTTCAAATGAGGATATGTTAAATGGGCTAAGAGTTCTTGAAAAAGTTGTGGAACTTCTAGATCGGTAA